The Corvus moneduloides isolate bCorMon1 chromosome 18, bCorMon1.pri, whole genome shotgun sequence genome window below encodes:
- the TRMT2A gene encoding tRNA (uracil-5-)-methyltransferase homolog A — protein MAEECERCDPDRETAPVAEAGDGAQRDSQAGEDPAESPDVYRYIKGDLFTSEIYKVEIQNLPKYIGFNDVKKFLAKYGLNPHKIKLFGKQTFAFVTFKSEEERDKAMQVLHGALWKSRHLSVRLAKPKADPIAKKRKQEEDSEQGEAKRPAPSGEEPLSKRIADVVTPLWNVPYEEQLAQKKQECEQVLQKLTKEIGNNNRALLPWLFLQKQKFNKLCCPVEGVKASPLQTEYRNKCEFLIGIGVNQEDKTVGCRLGKYKGGTCAVVEPFDTIHIPAIAKKVVKAFQDYIRSTPYSVYSPETYEGHWKQLTVRTSRNGHIMAIAYFNPQKLSKEELADLKISLAKYFTEGMGKSSGVTSLYFVEEGQRKSPNLEDLPLEHVAGDKYIYEELLGLKFRISPHAFFQVNTQAAEVLYTAIGEWVQLSQESTVLDVCCGTGTIGISLAKRVKKVIGIELCQEAVQDAKANAQINELSNIEFYCGKAEDIVPSLMNVLAPQNLITIVDPPRAGLHSKVILALRRAEQLKKLIYVSCNPRAAMNNFVDLCRAPSNRVKGASFRPVRAMAVDLFPQTRHCELLIFFERVEYANGSSAAAAAPTAGEITAAACGSEGMDGISPAAREGGSQAAAGHEDTAVQERGSLNS, from the exons ATGGCGGAGGAATGCGAGCGCTGCGACCCCGACCGCGAAACGGCTCCTGTGGCGGAGGCTGGAGATGGGGCTCAGCGGGACAGCCAGGCCGGGGAAGACCCCGCGGAGAGCCCCGACGTATATAGATATATTAAGGGAGACTTGTTCACCTCCGAGATCTATAAAGTAGAGATACAGAACCTGCCCAAATACATTGGGTTTAATGACGTGAAAAAGTTCCTTGCCAAGTACGGGCTCAATCCTCACAAGATAAAACTCTTTGGGAAGCAGACGTTCGCCTTCGTGACGTTCAAGAGCGAGGAGGAGCGGGACAAGGCCATGCAGGTGCTGCACGGCGCGCTCTGGAAGAGCCGCCACCTCAGCGTGCGCCTGGCCAAGCCCAAAGCCGACCCCATCGCcaagaaaaggaagcaagaaGAGGATTCGGAGCAGGGAGAGGCGAAGCGTCCGGCTCCCTCCGGAGAGGAGCCTCTGAGCAAGCGGATCGCGGATGTGGTGACCCCGTTGTGGAACGTGCCCTACGAGGAGCAGCTGGCCCAGAAGAAGCAGGAGTGCGAGCAAGTGCTGCAGAAGCTGACAAA GGAAATAGGAAATAACAACAGAGCTTTATTACCCTGGTTGttcctgcagaagcagaagtTTAATAAATTATGTTGCCCAGTGGAGGGAGTGAAAGCATCACCCTTACAG ACTGAATATCGCAACAAATGTGAGTTCTTGATTGGGATTGGTGTAAATCAAGAAGACAAAACTGTGGGTTGTCGTCTTGGCAAATATAAGGGTGGTACATGTGCTGTAGTGGAGCCATTTGATACTATTCACATTCCTGCTATTGCCAAAAAAGTAGTAAAAGCTTTCCAAGACTACATAAG GTCAACTCCTTACTCAGTGTACAGTCCTGAAACCTACGAAGGTCACTGGAAGCAGCTCACGGTCCGGACCAGCCGGAATGGCCATATCATGGCAATTGCTTATTTCAATCCTCAG AAATTGAGTAAAGAAGAGCTAGCTGACCTGAAAATCTCTCTGGCAAAATACTTCACAGAAGGGATGGGAAAGAGCAGTGGTGTTACTTCTCTGTACTTTGTGGAGGAAGGACAGAG GAAATCTCCCAATCTAGAAGACTTGCCTTTGGAGCATGTGGCTGGTGATAAGTACATATATGAAGAACTCCTTGGCCTAAAATTTAGAATTTCTCCTCATGCATTTTTTCAA GTGAACACACAAGCTGCAGAAGTTTTGTACACTGCCATTGGGGAGTGGGTACAACTGAGCCAAGAGAGCACTGTGCTGGACGTCTGTTGTGGGACAGGAACCATTGGGATTTCTTTAGCAAAG AGAGTGAAGAAGGTAATTGGAATTGAGCTCTGCCAAGAAGCTGTGCAGGATGCCAAAGCAAATGCCCAGATTAATG AGCTGAGTAATATTGAATTCTATTGTGGGAAGGCAGAAGATATTGTTCCTTCCCTGATGAACGTTTTAGCTCCGCAAAACCTGATCACGATTGTAGATCCGCCGCGAGCAGGGCTGC ATTCCAAGGTAATTCTTGCCCTTAGAAGAGCTGAACAGCTGAAGAAGCTCATCTATGTCTCCTGCAATCCCAGAGCTGCAATGAATAACTTTGTGGA CCTATGCCGGGCCCCTTCCAACAGGGTGAAAGGAGCCTCTTTCCGCCCCGTGCGAGCCATGGCTGTGGATCTGTTCCCTCAGACCAGGCACTGTGAGTTACTGATCTTCTTTGAGAGGGTGGAATATGCCAAcggcagctctgcagcagcagcagcacccactgccGGTGagatcacagcagcagcatgtgGCTCCGAGGGCATGGATGGCATcagcccagcagccagggagggggggagccaggcagctgctggccaTGAGGACACTGCAGTCCAAGAGAGGGGGTCACTTAACTCCTGA
- the RANBP1 gene encoding ran-specific GTPase-activating protein, with translation MADTAEAHEEHDTSTENADDSNHDPQFEPIVSLPEQEIKTLEEDEEELFKMRAKLFRFASENDLPEWKERGTGDVKLLKHKEKGTIRLLMRRDKTLKICANHYITPLMELKPNAGSDRAWVWNTHADFADESPKPELLAIRFLNAENAQKFKAKFEECRNEVGKKAKKAGTDKNDSADKVAEKLEELSVKEESRESEKKETKEKTEEKQ, from the exons ATGGCGGACACGGCG GAAGCACATGAGGAGCATGATACTTCTACTGAAAATGCAGATGATTCTAACCACGATCCTCAGTTTGAGCCCATAGTTTCCCTTCcagagcaagaaataaaaactctggaagaggatgaggaagaaCTCTTTAAGAT GCGAGCGAAGCTCTTCCGGTTTGCATCTGAGAATGACCTTCCAGAGTGGAAAGAACGAGGAACTGGTGATGTGAAGCTCCTGAAACACAAGGAGAAGGGAACAATTCGCCTCCTCATGCGGAGGGATAAAACCCTAAAAATCTGTGCAAACCATTACA TCACACCCTTAATGGAGCTGAAGCCTAACGCTGGGAGCGACAGGGCATGGGTCTGGAACACACATGCTGACTTTGCAGATGAAAGTCCCAAGCCCGAACTTCTGGCAATCCGATTTCTAAACGCAGAGA ATGCACAGAAATTCAAGGCAAAATTTGAAGAATGCAGGAACGAAGTAggcaagaaagcaaagaaag CAGGCACAGACAAAAATGATAGTGCTGATAAAGTTGCTGAAAAACTAGAAGAGCTTTCTGTAAAAGAAGAGAGCAGAGAATCTGAGAAGAAAGAGACCaaggaaaaaactgaagaaaagcaataa